The following proteins are co-located in the Trichormus variabilis 0441 genome:
- a CDS encoding ArnT family glycosyltransferase: protein MRLKLSVLGAVERCFNNLVKRPALAVTASILWLILIGWIGYGWNLGSVGLVDETEPLFAEASRQMLVTGDWITPFFNGQTRFDKPALVYWCQAIAYAVFGVNEWAVRLPSALAAMGAVSLAFYTVHWSITKKDELEQVTLPTRRYLTAGVAAGVMALNAQMIVWGRTGVSDMLLTGCIASALLCFFLGYAAMESGERQEAGDGGMPNPKGRRNKRSLFPNKWYLACYVLTAGAILTKGPVGIVLPGIIVLVFLLYVGQLRTVLREMRLVLGTVIILGLSVPWYALVIWRNGESYINSFFGYHNVERFTEVVNGHSAPWYFYFVIVTLFFAPYSVYLPLALFRLKFWQRSHWQNQERSQQLGLFACIWFLSVFSFFTIAVTKLPSYVLPLMPAAAILVALLWSDFFPSGEQTNKIEITYPSSLLLASGWVNVIFLTIVAVASFHTYHLLGNDDAAPNFRQNLQDSGLPAIGGWLWLAGAIFVAVLILRRYWHSIIGVNMLGFAAFLLVVTMPALFLMDQERQLPLRDLSAVVAQVQQPKEEIMMVGFKKPSVVFYSHKQINFVQTTEEGVEYIHNLANQAVKPSSLLLVTNKKNFFKMDLPPDNYENLEIQGAYQLTRINFKKMKTEKVKIS from the coding sequence ATGAGGTTAAAATTGAGCGTTCTTGGCGCTGTTGAGCGGTGCTTCAATAATCTAGTAAAGCGTCCAGCCCTTGCTGTGACTGCCTCAATTCTGTGGTTGATTCTAATTGGTTGGATAGGCTATGGATGGAACTTAGGCAGTGTTGGCTTGGTTGACGAAACAGAGCCATTATTTGCTGAAGCTTCACGGCAAATGTTAGTTACGGGTGATTGGATCACGCCGTTTTTCAATGGTCAAACTCGTTTTGACAAACCTGCTTTAGTTTATTGGTGTCAAGCGATCGCCTATGCGGTGTTTGGTGTGAATGAGTGGGCAGTGCGTCTTCCCTCAGCGTTAGCAGCAATGGGAGCAGTGTCCCTAGCTTTTTATACAGTTCATTGGTCTATAACGAAAAAGGATGAGTTAGAACAAGTGACACTGCCAACTCGCCGCTACTTAACAGCTGGTGTAGCCGCAGGTGTCATGGCACTCAATGCACAAATGATTGTCTGGGGAAGAACTGGTGTCTCAGATATGCTCTTAACTGGGTGTATCGCCTCAGCTTTGTTATGCTTTTTCCTCGGATACGCGGCAATGGAGTCTGGAGAAAGACAGGAAGCAGGAGATGGGGGAATGCCGAACCCAAAGGGCAGGAGGAATAAGCGATCGCTATTCCCTAACAAGTGGTATTTGGCTTGTTATGTGCTAACTGCTGGGGCAATTTTGACTAAAGGCCCTGTGGGTATTGTTTTACCGGGGATCATTGTCTTGGTATTTTTGCTATATGTGGGGCAGTTGCGAACAGTACTGCGGGAAATGCGCCTCGTTTTAGGAACAGTTATTATCTTAGGTTTATCTGTTCCCTGGTATGCCTTGGTGATTTGGCGTAATGGTGAGAGTTATATCAACTCTTTTTTTGGATATCACAATGTGGAGCGTTTTACGGAAGTAGTTAATGGTCACTCGGCTCCTTGGTATTTTTACTTTGTGATAGTGACACTATTTTTCGCCCCATATTCGGTCTATTTACCTTTAGCACTTTTCAGACTGAAGTTTTGGCAGCGATCGCACTGGCAAAATCAAGAACGTTCTCAACAGTTGGGTTTATTTGCCTGTATTTGGTTTCTGAGCGTTTTTAGTTTCTTTACGATCGCTGTTACCAAACTGCCAAGCTACGTCTTACCTTTAATGCCGGCGGCCGCTATTTTAGTAGCATTGTTATGGAGTGATTTCTTCCCCAGTGGTGAACAAACAAACAAGATAGAGATTACTTATCCATCTTCTCTTTTACTAGCCAGTGGCTGGGTAAATGTTATATTTTTAACCATTGTGGCAGTAGCGTCGTTTCACACATATCATCTGTTGGGTAATGATGATGCAGCCCCCAACTTCCGCCAAAATTTACAAGATTCTGGATTACCGGCGATCGGCGGCTGGCTTTGGCTCGCCGGGGCAATTTTTGTTGCTGTTTTAATATTGCGTCGCTATTGGCATTCTATTATCGGCGTTAATATGCTCGGATTCGCGGCCTTTTTGCTAGTTGTCACCATGCCAGCTTTGTTTTTGATGGATCAAGAGCGTCAACTACCATTAAGAGACTTATCTGCTGTTGTAGCTCAAGTACAACAACCAAAAGAAGAAATAATGATGGTTGGTTTCAAAAAGCCAAGTGTAGTTTTTTATAGTCACAAACAGATAAATTTTGTCCAGACAACAGAAGAGGGTGTGGAATATATCCATAATTTAGCTAATCAAGCAGTTAAACCATCTTCCCTATTACTTGTGACTAACAAAAAAAACTTTTTCAAAATGGACTTACCGCCAGATAATTACGAAAATTTAGAAATTCAAGGTGCTTACCAATTGACTCGGATTAATTTCAAGAAGATGAAAACTGAAAAAGTTAAAATTTCCTGA
- a CDS encoding response regulator, whose amino-acid sequence MKNTVPESPSLILIVDDEPFIRAQLRLSLQCEGYRTAEAEDGRKALTIFQELQPDIVLLDAIMPDLDGFECCTRLQLLEDGKYTPVLMITGLEDQESVDRAFEVGAIDYVTKPIHWPVLRQRVKRLIQQSHLQQKLEAANRELQRLVTIDELTQVANRRRFEEYCAQEWQRMARDQLPLSLILCDVDFFKAYNDTYGHRAGDRCLQLVAKAIENCVNRPADVVARYGGEEFAVILPRTYPEGAIHLANAICSAVRELQIPHLTSQANTCVTISAGVATEIPVPNSDFQEIIDAADRALYQAKMAGRDRCQQYIKQSSSPVYFLNAHHRLA is encoded by the coding sequence ATGAAAAATACAGTTCCAGAAAGCCCGTCCCTCATTCTCATTGTTGATGATGAACCGTTCATCCGAGCGCAGTTGCGGCTTTCTCTACAATGTGAAGGCTATCGCACAGCCGAGGCTGAAGATGGTAGAAAGGCTTTGACTATTTTTCAAGAACTGCAACCTGATATAGTACTGCTGGATGCGATTATGCCTGACCTGGACGGCTTTGAGTGTTGCACTCGTTTGCAGCTACTAGAAGATGGTAAATACACACCAGTCTTAATGATTACTGGACTAGAGGATCAAGAATCAGTTGATCGGGCATTTGAGGTGGGAGCAATTGATTATGTTACCAAACCTATTCACTGGCCAGTTTTGCGTCAACGGGTCAAACGTTTAATTCAGCAATCCCATCTCCAACAAAAGCTAGAAGCGGCTAACAGAGAATTGCAAAGGTTGGTGACGATTGATGAGTTAACTCAAGTAGCCAACCGCCGCAGATTTGAGGAATATTGCGCTCAAGAGTGGCAACGTATGGCGCGGGATCAACTACCCTTATCTCTGATTCTTTGTGATGTCGATTTTTTTAAAGCTTACAACGATACTTATGGTCATCGGGCGGGCGATCGCTGTTTACAATTGGTGGCAAAAGCTATTGAAAACTGCGTTAATCGACCGGCTGATGTAGTCGCTCGTTATGGGGGCGAAGAATTTGCTGTTATCCTACCCAGAACATATCCTGAGGGAGCTATTCATTTAGCTAACGCCATCTGCTCTGCTGTTCGAGAATTGCAAATTCCCCATCTGACTTCTCAAGCTAATACTTGTGTCACCATTAGTGCTGGGGTAGCTACAGAAATTCCTGTACCCAACTCTGATTTTCAAGAAATTATCGATGCTGCCGATCGCGCCTTATATCAAGCTAAAATGGCCGGACGCGATCGCTGTCAACAATATATTAAACAATCATCTTCTCCTGTTTATTTTTTAAATGCTCATCATCGACTGGCTTGA
- a CDS encoding glycerate kinase, which produces MQVGQKEAAAAALADELRAKAFGITPANVEEMIRERSLLLQAVLPAFNQFCQNNLKIPPEKMFPVLWDLWLPLGMKIAAQHQKLKHPFIQGILGSQGTGKTTTSLVIQIILQQLGYRTLSLSLDDLYKTYSDRLALLQQDPRLIWRGPPGTHDIDLGLNVLEQIRQGKSPVIVPRFDKSAHSGAGDRTDSDVITGVDILIFEGWFVGVRPIDPSLFNFPPPPILTNEDQAFARDMNRQLNNYLPLWEKLDSLILLYPTDYRCSLEWRKQAEQKMIAAGRTGMSDAQIEEFVNYFWRSLHPELFIQPLSQCAALVDLVVEIHPDHTFGRVYQPNR; this is translated from the coding sequence ATGCAAGTCGGGCAGAAGGAAGCGGCAGCAGCAGCTTTAGCAGATGAATTGAGGGCTAAAGCTTTTGGGATCACGCCGGCAAACGTAGAGGAAATGATCCGAGAGCGATCGCTTCTTTTACAAGCGGTGCTGCCAGCTTTTAATCAGTTCTGTCAAAATAATCTGAAAATACCACCAGAAAAAATGTTCCCGGTTTTGTGGGACTTATGGCTACCACTGGGAATGAAAATAGCCGCACAACATCAAAAGTTAAAACACCCCTTTATCCAAGGAATTTTAGGTAGTCAAGGAACTGGTAAAACTACCACTTCCCTAGTGATTCAGATCATTCTCCAGCAGTTGGGATATCGTACCTTAAGTTTGTCGCTAGATGACTTATATAAAACTTATAGCGATCGCCTAGCTTTACTACAGCAAGACCCTCGTTTAATTTGGCGTGGCCCCCCAGGAACCCATGATATCGATTTAGGTTTGAATGTTCTAGAACAAATCCGTCAAGGAAAAAGTCCTGTAATTGTTCCCCGCTTTGATAAATCTGCTCACTCTGGTGCAGGCGATCGCACTGATTCTGATGTCATTACAGGAGTTGATATTTTAATTTTTGAGGGATGGTTTGTTGGTGTCCGCCCAATTGATCCCAGCCTCTTTAATTTCCCCCCACCGCCGATTCTCACTAATGAAGATCAGGCTTTTGCCCGTGATATGAATCGTCAGTTAAATAATTATTTGCCACTATGGGAGAAATTAGACAGTTTAATTTTGTTATATCCCACAGATTACCGTTGCTCTCTGGAATGGCGCAAACAAGCTGAACAAAAAATGATTGCTGCTGGTAGAACAGGAATGTCAGATGCACAGATAGAAGAGTTTGTCAATTATTTTTGGCGATCGCTACATCCTGAATTATTTATTCAACCCTTATCTCAATGTGCTGCTCTAGTCGATTTAGTAGTTGAGATTCACCCTGATCATACATTTGGTCGAGTTTATCAACCGAATCGGTAA
- a CDS encoding PAS domain S-box protein has translation MNRQHKHHRCNPVNFLSKQNLLPFLLGIVILLVVVMLWLRLQAEEEIKIQQLIKQQAIATQTELVTQLKTRILALKRIGKHWEMHGSIPQAQWELEARAYLEDYGGYQAIKLVDPSWQVLRSVSVAKNKAAENLEIMPKFPQCKGATAQPSHETTLTHTVNLNQGDRVFFACVPLWMGDKFGGAVLGIFQVKQFFESVLHIAPGYKIRVFDGQELIYGQDRQSSTLPSWQQSVNINFDGMTWQLQIYPTPELLKDLYSPLPTVVLVAGIFNAGAVTLLIYFAQATKLSNHQIGRINQELADRIEKQTQVEIALRASENRLRELLETVRVIPWEVDLKTQHFTYVGPQAETLLAYPIAQWYEENFWDNHLHPHDRDWAVRFCQEAANKGQNHELEYRMLAADGRVVWLRDVVNVVEVDGTPVMLRGFMFDITDLKRVEETLRLRERALAASSNGIVISDAKLPNYPVIYVNSAFEQITGYKATEIVGRNCRFLQGNDTTQPAIEELRSALKAGKNCKVILRNYRKDGSLFWNQLSVSPIYNDNGQLSHFIGIQTDISDRQQAEASLRRQALTFENIYDGVIITNLQGQILDWNPAAERMFGYSKDHICGQSISILHKVEEDAALNSAIIAEITKQGRWSGEINFVRQDGSQGICETTIVALQDDQGQTVATISVNRDITERKHAELLLRRSEERFQAFMNHSPTPAWITDIDGTIVYLSETYRRTFQLPTQELIGTNIFDIYPPELIQTFRETIQIVARTHQVMETVESVPCSDGTVRDFLVYKFPISSKPDECLIGGIAIDITERKQAEAALRKSEERWQLVIEGNQDAIWDWNIITNETFRSARWAELIKEQNYQPIADHADCISRIHPDDYERVMAVRQDCLSRKIPNYVVEYRLRCNDDSYKWVLVHATGQWDERGNPVRMVGSIKDITERIEAQEALQRQLHRTLLLEKITQKIRQSLDSKEIFETAATQIGQALAVDRCLIHSYISHHDPHIPLVAEYNNVLDYCSMQKWEFTTTGNRHILQMMSQDKAIASANVYTDPLLQTAVPSCCEIGVKSMLAVRTSYQGEPNGAICLHQCKYFRQWTPEEIELLEAVAAQLGIALAQAQLLEQETRQREELTIKNFALEQAKRAAEAANRAKSEFLAMMSHEIRTPMNAVIGMTGLLLDTELTSQQRDFVETVLTSGDALLSIINDILDFSKIESGKLELEEQPFEVRTCVEQVIDLLAAKAAQKDIELAYLIHPQVPMQIAGDLTRLRQILTNLLNNAIKFTPEGEVVVSVRSQPSPNQKTKNCCEIIFTIKDTGIGIAPETMDLLFQPFVQADASMTRKYGGTGLGLVISKRLGEMMGGYLWVESRGCVGGNPPPGWQRKNSISSASVATGSTFYFSMTVPVVAHADLETSITSPVQLSGKRLLIVDDNPTNRQILRLQAEPWQMETYTAPSGAEALALIDQGMAFDIAILDVQMPEMDGLTLARQIRQRPSYQHLPLVILTSWGQPDTDLSDIEFAACLNKPIKQSQLFDVLAASLGNQPIRASVVPDRSAQVNSCLAQQIPLRILLAEDIVVNQKVALLILKKLGYRADVVANGLEVLEALQRQSYDVVLMDVNMPEMDGLKASQIICQTWSPRSRPYIIAMTANAMRGDREACLAAGMDHYISKPLQLEELAKALGKCHPSTSSTEKALEKTSSQNQTFTDISDLKFATIDTKILQALRDMLGGDKVAFAELINCYLTESPKLIENLNVAINTEDTQGIWKTAHKFKSSSGSVGAVFLAQLCKLLEAKGRNNNLEGCIELGSQLCQEYELVKTALYREVNKETP, from the coding sequence GTGAATAGGCAGCACAAACATCACCGATGTAATCCAGTAAACTTTTTAAGCAAACAAAATTTGCTGCCGTTTTTGCTTGGTATTGTGATTTTATTGGTTGTGGTGATGCTGTGGCTAAGACTACAAGCCGAAGAAGAAATCAAAATTCAACAGTTGATCAAACAGCAAGCGATCGCCACCCAAACTGAATTAGTAACACAACTGAAGACTCGCATTCTGGCATTAAAACGTATAGGTAAACACTGGGAAATGCACGGCAGCATTCCCCAGGCACAATGGGAACTAGAAGCAAGAGCATATCTTGAAGATTACGGAGGTTATCAAGCCATCAAGCTGGTTGACCCATCATGGCAAGTACTGCGGTCTGTTTCTGTAGCAAAAAACAAAGCAGCCGAGAATTTAGAGATAATGCCAAAATTCCCACAATGTAAGGGAGCAACAGCACAGCCAAGCCATGAAACTACGCTAACTCATACAGTTAATCTCAACCAAGGCGATCGGGTATTTTTCGCTTGTGTACCTTTATGGATGGGAGATAAGTTTGGTGGTGCGGTCTTAGGAATTTTTCAGGTTAAACAGTTCTTTGAGTCAGTTTTACACATAGCACCAGGTTACAAGATTAGAGTATTTGATGGTCAAGAGTTGATCTATGGCCAAGATAGACAGTCCTCAACCCTACCATCTTGGCAACAGTCAGTAAACATCAACTTTGATGGGATGACTTGGCAATTGCAGATTTACCCAACCCCAGAACTATTAAAAGATTTATATTCACCTCTACCAACAGTTGTATTAGTAGCCGGAATTTTCAACGCTGGGGCAGTCACCCTACTAATTTATTTTGCTCAAGCCACCAAACTTAGTAACCATCAGATTGGCAGAATCAACCAAGAACTAGCTGACAGAATTGAAAAACAAACACAGGTAGAAATTGCCTTGCGTGCCAGTGAAAACCGTTTGCGAGAGTTATTAGAAACAGTCAGAGTTATACCTTGGGAAGTTGACTTAAAAACTCAGCATTTCACCTATGTTGGGCCGCAAGCAGAAACTTTACTGGCATACCCTATTGCTCAATGGTACGAGGAAAATTTCTGGGACAATCATCTACATCCCCATGACCGAGATTGGGCTGTGAGATTTTGCCAGGAAGCGGCCAACAAAGGGCAAAACCACGAGTTGGAATACCGAATGCTAGCTGCTGACGGCAGAGTTGTCTGGTTACGAGACGTTGTGAATGTAGTGGAAGTTGATGGAACTCCCGTAATGCTGCGGGGGTTCATGTTTGATATTACCGACCTCAAGCGAGTGGAAGAAACTTTGAGATTACGGGAGAGAGCATTAGCCGCCAGCAGTAATGGCATTGTTATTAGCGATGCTAAACTTCCCAATTATCCAGTAATATATGTGAACTCTGCCTTTGAGCAGATCACAGGTTACAAAGCTACAGAAATCGTCGGACGCAACTGTCGTTTTTTGCAAGGTAACGACACGACACAACCAGCAATCGAAGAGTTGAGGTCAGCACTCAAAGCAGGCAAAAATTGTAAGGTGATTCTGCGTAACTATCGCAAAGATGGCAGTTTGTTTTGGAATCAGTTGAGCGTCTCGCCCATTTATAACGATAATGGCCAGTTAAGTCACTTTATTGGGATTCAAACTGATATTAGCGATCGCCAACAAGCAGAAGCTTCTTTACGACGGCAAGCCCTCACCTTTGAAAATATTTACGATGGTGTGATTATCACCAACTTACAAGGGCAAATTCTGGACTGGAATCCTGCCGCAGAAAGGATGTTTGGTTATAGCAAAGACCATATTTGTGGACAAAGTATTAGTATTCTGCACAAGGTAGAAGAAGATGCAGCCTTAAACAGCGCCATTATTGCAGAAATCACCAAGCAGGGGCGCTGGTCAGGAGAAATTAACTTTGTGCGTCAGGATGGTAGTCAAGGAATTTGTGAAACAACCATCGTTGCCCTACAAGATGACCAGGGACAAACTGTCGCCACAATTAGCGTCAATCGTGACATTACTGAACGCAAGCACGCTGAATTATTGCTCAGGCGTAGCGAAGAACGTTTTCAAGCTTTCATGAATCATAGCCCCACACCTGCTTGGATTACGGATATAGATGGCACAATTGTTTATCTAAGCGAAACTTATCGGCGGACTTTTCAATTACCAACACAAGAACTCATTGGTACAAATATTTTTGATATTTATCCACCCGAATTGATTCAAACTTTCCGAGAAACTATCCAAATAGTTGCGCGTACCCATCAAGTTATGGAAACTGTAGAGTCTGTACCTTGTAGTGATGGCACAGTGCGAGATTTTTTGGTTTATAAATTTCCCATATCTAGTAAACCTGATGAGTGTTTAATTGGCGGTATTGCTATTGATATTACTGAACGCAAACAAGCCGAAGCAGCTCTGAGAAAAAGTGAAGAACGTTGGCAATTAGTCATTGAAGGTAATCAAGACGCTATTTGGGATTGGAATATTATCACCAATGAAACGTTTCGTTCTGCGCGGTGGGCAGAACTCATCAAAGAACAAAACTATCAACCCATAGCTGATCATGCAGATTGCATTAGCCGCATTCATCCTGATGATTATGAGCGGGTGATGGCAGTTAGACAAGATTGTCTTAGTCGGAAAATTCCTAATTATGTGGTGGAGTATCGTTTGCGTTGCAACGATGACAGCTATAAGTGGGTATTAGTTCATGCAACTGGTCAATGGGATGAGCGGGGTAATCCGGTGCGGATGGTTGGTTCTATCAAAGACATTACTGAACGCATAGAAGCGCAAGAAGCCTTACAAAGACAATTACACAGAACCCTATTACTAGAAAAAATTACCCAAAAAATTCGCCAAAGTCTCGATAGTAAAGAAATTTTTGAAACAGCTGCCACCCAAATTGGCCAAGCTTTAGCAGTCGATCGCTGCCTGATACATTCTTACATTAGTCATCATGACCCACATATTCCCTTAGTCGCTGAATATAACAACGTTCTCGATTACTGCTCAATGCAGAAATGGGAATTTACTACCACTGGGAATCGTCACATTTTACAAATGATGTCCCAGGATAAGGCGATCGCCTCTGCCAATGTCTACACCGATCCTTTACTACAAACAGCAGTACCTAGCTGCTGTGAAATTGGGGTCAAGTCCATGCTAGCTGTCCGCACTTCCTATCAAGGGGAGCCTAACGGAGCTATTTGTTTACATCAGTGTAAGTATTTTCGCCAGTGGACTCCTGAAGAAATTGAATTACTAGAAGCAGTGGCTGCTCAATTGGGCATAGCGTTAGCTCAAGCTCAGTTATTAGAGCAGGAAACCCGCCAACGGGAAGAACTCACTATCAAAAATTTTGCCTTAGAACAAGCAAAAAGGGCAGCAGAAGCCGCTAATCGGGCAAAAAGCGAATTTTTGGCTATGATGAGCCACGAAATCCGCACTCCTATGAATGCTGTGATCGGCATGACAGGATTACTCTTAGATACGGAATTAACTTCCCAACAACGCGACTTTGTGGAGACAGTTCTCACAAGTGGCGATGCTTTGTTGAGTATTATTAATGACATTCTGGATTTCTCCAAAATTGAATCTGGTAAGTTAGAACTGGAAGAACAACCTTTTGAGGTGAGGACTTGTGTAGAACAAGTCATCGACCTCTTAGCCGCTAAAGCTGCCCAAAAAGATATTGAACTCGCTTACCTGATTCATCCCCAGGTACCCATGCAAATCGCTGGAGATTTAACTCGCCTGCGGCAGATTTTGACGAATCTCCTCAATAATGCGATCAAATTTACCCCAGAAGGAGAAGTTGTAGTCTCTGTGCGTAGCCAGCCATCACCCAACCAAAAAACCAAGAACTGCTGCGAAATTATCTTTACCATCAAAGATACAGGTATTGGTATTGCCCCGGAAACAATGGATTTGTTATTTCAACCATTTGTCCAGGCTGATGCCTCGATGACAAGAAAATATGGGGGTACAGGACTAGGACTCGTTATCAGCAAAAGATTGGGTGAAATGATGGGCGGCTATCTTTGGGTAGAAAGTCGGGGGTGCGTTGGTGGAAACCCTCCCCCTGGATGGCAACGTAAAAACTCAATCTCATCTGCTTCTGTGGCTACAGGTTCCACCTTTTATTTTTCTATGACTGTGCCTGTGGTGGCTCATGCAGATTTAGAGACTTCCATCACTTCCCCAGTTCAACTGAGCGGTAAACGGTTATTAATTGTCGATGATAATCCAACAAATCGCCAGATTTTGAGATTACAAGCCGAACCTTGGCAGATGGAAACTTACACAGCCCCATCTGGTGCTGAAGCTTTAGCGCTGATAGACCAGGGAATGGCCTTTGATATTGCCATTTTGGATGTGCAGATGCCGGAAATGGACGGTCTGACACTGGCAAGGCAAATTCGTCAGCGTCCCAGTTATCAACACTTACCCTTGGTGATTTTAACTTCTTGGGGTCAACCAGATACTGACTTGAGTGATATCGAATTTGCAGCCTGTCTAAATAAACCAATTAAACAATCTCAACTTTTTGATGTCTTAGCTGCAAGTTTGGGCAATCAACCTATCCGTGCTAGTGTTGTTCCTGATCGTTCCGCTCAAGTCAATTCATGTCTGGCACAGCAGATACCTCTACGCATTTTGCTTGCAGAAGATATAGTGGTGAATCAGAAAGTGGCTCTGCTGATCCTGAAAAAATTGGGTTATCGGGCAGATGTAGTGGCTAATGGACTAGAAGTGCTGGAAGCTTTACAACGTCAGTCCTATGATGTAGTGCTGATGGATGTGAATATGCCAGAAATGGACGGGTTGAAAGCCAGCCAAATCATTTGTCAAACTTGGAGTCCTCGTTCTCGTCCATATATTATCGCTATGACCGCTAATGCTATGCGGGGCGATCGCGAAGCTTGCTTGGCGGCGGGAATGGATCACTACATTAGTAAGCCTTTACAACTTGAGGAGTTAGCCAAGGCACTGGGCAAATGTCACCCCTCAACTAGTTCTACAGAGAAAGCACTGGAGAAAACCAGTAGCCAAAATCAGACTTTTACAGATATTAGTGATTTAAAATTTGCCACAATAGATACAAAGATTTTACAAGCATTACGGGATATGTTAGGAGGAGATAAAGTAGCATTTGCCGAATTAATCAACTGTTACCTTACTGAATCCCCTAAATTGATTGAAAATTTAAATGTAGCTATTAATACGGAAGATACCCAAGGAATATGGAAGACAGCGCACAAATTTAAATCCAGTAGTGGCTCAGTTGGGGCGGTTTTTCTAGCACAACTTTGTAAATTGCTAGAAGCTAAGGGTCGCAATAACAATCTAGAGGGTTGTATAGAACTTGGCTCACAGTTATGTCAAGAGTATGAACTAGTCAAAACGGCTTTGTACAGAGAAGTGAACAAGGAGACACCATGA
- a CDS encoding YdcF family protein, whose protein sequence is MRRKLKLVKLILAIALIFTSIITVRIAIAFQQSPVPQAIFVLGGDAERMRFAAKFWQSHQNLDIWISDFAWNLDNNRRICLKFGVPEVKLHLDGRATDTVTNFTTLAGDFVEQRLQHIYLITSDYHMRRAQAIATIVLGSQGIMVTPVAVTSKNQPSESLVRVLRDGGRSFLWIVTRRSAARFNSRLK, encoded by the coding sequence ATGAGACGTAAACTGAAATTAGTAAAGTTGATTTTAGCGATCGCCTTGATATTTACTAGTATCATTACTGTGAGGATTGCGATCGCTTTTCAACAATCCCCGGTTCCACAGGCTATTTTTGTGTTGGGCGGTGATGCTGAACGAATGAGGTTTGCAGCAAAATTTTGGCAATCTCACCAGAATTTAGATATTTGGATTTCTGACTTTGCTTGGAATTTAGACAATAATCGTCGGATATGTCTAAAGTTTGGTGTTCCTGAAGTAAAGTTGCATTTGGATGGGAGAGCAACGGATACTGTGACTAATTTTACAACTTTGGCTGGAGATTTTGTTGAGCAGAGGTTACAGCATATATATTTGATCACGTCAGATTATCACATGAGAAGAGCGCAGGCGATCGCAACTATCGTCTTGGGTAGCCAGGGGATTATGGTTACACCTGTGGCTGTAACGTCAAAAAATCAGCCATCAGAATCGTTGGTAAGAGTATTAAGAGACGGAGGGCGATCATTTTTGTGGATTGTGACTAGGCGGAGTGCTGCTAGATTTAACTCTCGTTTGAAATAA
- a CDS encoding DUF565 domain-containing protein has protein sequence MQNTRLNNLFDTIARQLGQWFLNPWRRLSLLLISFLFGIFLGTAISTTAGQRSELDIVIAAFLVFLTEVTSRIFYMQGFFARRSLLVESLNLLKVGFTYSLFIEAFKLGS, from the coding sequence ATGCAAAACACTCGTCTTAACAACTTGTTCGATACCATTGCTAGGCAGTTGGGGCAATGGTTTTTAAATCCTTGGCGGCGGTTGTCGCTACTATTGATTAGCTTTTTATTCGGCATTTTTCTGGGTACAGCAATCTCTACCACAGCAGGTCAAAGGTCAGAACTAGATATTGTGATCGCGGCATTTTTAGTATTTCTGACGGAGGTTACTAGCAGAATATTTTATATGCAGGGCTTTTTCGCTAGGCGATCGCTCTTAGTAGAATCACTCAATCTTCTCAAAGTCGGCTTTACCTATAGCCTGTTTATTGAAGCCTTTAAGCTGGGATCATAG